In a single window of the Necator americanus strain Aroian chromosome X, whole genome shotgun sequence genome:
- a CDS encoding hypothetical protein (NECATOR_CHRX.G22489.T1), translating into MDVVQEQLCGVYSVANLLADKGKTLSMTEFTAKATNDREMLDWRRLGASLAFQQKLTLMQQALLPMKFTEQCPPLFHNINSGIGSLTGGFAAMQPFWQGQFRQAAISLLSCSQRVPLKRDEGVPKNVTLPSDGPSPSIENVFPCFTCTKLFSSSAVLEQHQTIHVVDKHFECKQCGKTFKRSSTLSTHLLIHSDTRPYPCEYCGKRFHQKSDMKKHTYIHTGEKPHKCTVCGKAFSQSSNLITHTRKHTGFKPFACDVCGRTFQRKVDRRRHRETHHPGQVEDTDGGSSTHEVVHFIQQSKESVNENSRETLSAFRILPQHFNYPQAVDGGERCQSEDNEILNLSRKE; encoded by the exons ATGGATGTGGTGCAGGAGCAGCTATGTGGGGTTTACTCTGTCGCAAATTTGCTGGCCGACAAAGGAAAAACACTTTCTATGACGGAATTCACAGCGAAAGCAACGAATGATAGAGAAATGTTAGATTGGCGCAGGCTAGGAGCGAGTTTGGCTTTTCAGCAAAAGCTAACTCTAATGCAACAAG CCCTGCTACCGATGAAATTTACAGAACAATGCCCACCGTTATTTCATAATATAAATTCTGGTATTGGTTCCTTAACTGGTGGATTTGCTGCAATGCAGCCCTTCTGGCAAGGGCAATTCAGACAAGCCGCTATCAGTCTCTTATCTTGTTCTCAGAGAGTACCGTTGAAGCGAG ACGAAGGTGTGCCTAAGAATGTAACATTACCCTCTGATGGACCTTCCCCATCAATAGAAAATGTCTTCCCATGTTTTACGTGCACAAAGCTCTTCTCCTCGAGTGCTGTTTTAGAA CAACACCAAACCATCCACGTCGTTGATAAACATTTCGAATGCAAGCAGTGCGGTAAAACATTCAAAAG GTCATCTACTCTCTCGACACACCTGCTCATTCATTCTGACACACGTCCGTATCCATGTGAGTATTGTGGGAAACGCTTCCATCAAAAGAGCGATATGAAAAAGCACACCTACATTCATACAG gggaGAAACCACATAAGTGCACAGTTTGTGGCAAAGCATTCAGCCAATCGTCTAATCTCATCACTCATACGAGGAAACACACGGGATTTAAG CCTTTTGCGTGTGATGTGTGTGGAAGAACATTCCAAAGAAAGGTGGATAGAAGACGACACAGAGAAACCCATCATCCTGGCCAGGTAGAAGATACTGATG GTGGTTCAAGCACCCATGAAGTCGTCCATTTTATTCAACAGAGCAAAGAGTCCGTGAACGAAAATTCGAGAGAAACGCTATCGGCTTTTAG aattctgCCGCAGCATTTCAACTACCCGCAAGCAGTTGATGGCGGAGAGAGATGCCAATCTGAGGACAACGAAATTCTCAATCTTAGCCGCAAGGAGTAG
- a CDS encoding hypothetical protein (NECATOR_CHRX.G22489.T2), with translation MDVVQEQLCGVYSVANLLADKGKTLSMTEFTAKATNDREMLDWRRLGASLAFQQKLTLMQQGEKPHKCTVCGKAFSQSSNLITHTRKHTGFKPFACDVCGRTFQRKVDRRRHRETHHPGQVEDTDGGSSTHEVVHFIQQSKESVNENSRETLSAFRILPQHFNYPQAVDGGERCQSEDNEILNLSRKE, from the exons ATGGATGTGGTGCAGGAGCAGCTATGTGGGGTTTACTCTGTCGCAAATTTGCTGGCCGACAAAGGAAAAACACTTTCTATGACGGAATTCACAGCGAAAGCAACGAATGATAGAGAAATGTTAGATTGGCGCAGGCTAGGAGCGAGTTTGGCTTTTCAGCAAAAGCTAACTCTAATGCAACAAG gggaGAAACCACATAAGTGCACAGTTTGTGGCAAAGCATTCAGCCAATCGTCTAATCTCATCACTCATACGAGGAAACACACGGGATTTAAG CCTTTTGCGTGTGATGTGTGTGGAAGAACATTCCAAAGAAAGGTGGATAGAAGACGACACAGAGAAACCCATCATCCTGGCCAGGTAGAAGATACTGATG GTGGTTCAAGCACCCATGAAGTCGTCCATTTTATTCAACAGAGCAAAGAGTCCGTGAACGAAAATTCGAGAGAAACGCTATCGGCTTTTAG aattctgCCGCAGCATTTCAACTACCCGCAAGCAGTTGATGGCGGAGAGAGATGCCAATCTGAGGACAACGAAATTCTCAATCTTAGCCGCAAGGAGTAG
- a CDS encoding hypothetical protein (NECATOR_CHRX.G22490.T1), which translates to MFTNTTSSCSCARKRVRCIAASLKLATSIASSNGYSKLKSNTQSRPTNNIVRIPCEGRIPLCIPFVSDSLTAAIHRTLLRAQLQDDVVLVNIPNDSIKRQLARNRFYDRQCVSECCVVCPFGKAGDCTRIGVIYQIECLTCNAIYIGETGRMLNVRVKEHLAGKRRGSSTTPLGRHKNDKHEAINYQ; encoded by the coding sequence atgttcaccaacacaacatcatcttgcagctgtgctcgcaaaagagtccggtgtatagcagcatcactaaaactagccacaagcatagctagttcaaacggGTACTCGAAAttgaaatctaacacccaatCTCGACCTACGAACAACATAGTAAGGATCCCATgtgaaggtagaattcctttgtgcatccccttcgtctctgactccttaactgctgctatacaccggactcttttgcgagcacagctgcaagatgatgttgtgttggtgaacatcccgaacgacagcatcaagcgacagttagCTCGAaatagattctacgataggcaatgcgtgtcagaatgttgcgtggtttgtccattcggtaaggcCGGTGATTGCACGAGAatcggagttatttaccaaatagaatgccttacgtgcaacgccatttatattggagaaactggaaggatgctgaacgtgcgtgtcaaggaacatttggctggtaaaaggcgagggagttcgaCGACACCGTTAGGGCgtcacaaaaatgataagcatgaagcaatcaattaccaatga
- a CDS encoding hypothetical protein (NECATOR_CHRX.G22491.T1), whose translation MLSFGMFTNTTSSCSCARKRVRCIAAVKESETKGMHKGILPSHGILTMLFVGRDWVLDFNFEYPFELAMLVASFSDAAIHRTLLRAQLQDDVVLVNIPNDSIKRQLVRNRFYDRQCGSECCVVCPFGKASDCTRVGVI comes from the coding sequence atgctgtcgttcgggatgttcaccaacacaacatcatcttgcagctgtgctcgcaaaagagtccggtgtatagcagcagttaaggagtcagagacgaaggggatgcacaaaggaattctaccttcacATGGGATCCTTACTATGTTGTTCGTAGGTCGAGattgggtgttagatttcaaTTTCGAGTACccgtttgaactagctatgcttgtggctagttttagtgatgctgctatacaccggactcttttgcgagcacagctgcaagatgatgttgtgttggtgaacatcccgaacgacagcatcaaacgacagttagttcgcaatagattctacgataggcaatgcgggtcagaatgttgcgtggtttgtccattcggtaaggcCAGTGATTGCACGAGAGTCGGAGTTATTTAG
- a CDS encoding hypothetical protein (NECATOR_CHRX.G22492.T2) translates to MPRDVCQLEEDQKKNNREKGIQHLERVERHSTSRWTDLDKVARMELWNSTVRRQQRKMFIGIYIHNKFNKYF, encoded by the exons atgccgcgtgacgtgtgccagctggaagaagatcaaaaaaaaaataatcgagaGAAAGGCATTCAACATCTCGAGAGAGTAGAAAGGCATTCAACCTCTCGATGGACTGATCTAGACAAG GTAGCTCGTATGGAGTTGTGGAACAGTACAGTGAGAAGACAACAGAGGAAGATGTTTATTGGAATTTACATAcacaataaatttaataaatatttttaa